The following are encoded in a window of Drosophila simulans strain w501 chromosome 3L, Prin_Dsim_3.1, whole genome shotgun sequence genomic DNA:
- the LOC6737040 gene encoding tyrosine 3-monooxygenase isoform X1 produces the protein MMAVAAAQKNREMFAIKKSYSIENGYPSRRRSLVDDARFETLVVKQTKQTVLEEARSKANDDSLEDCIVQAQEHIPSEQDVELQDEHANLENLPLEEYVPVEEDVEFESVEQEQSQSQSQEPEGNQQPTKNDYGLTEDEILLANAASESSEAEAAMQSAALVVRLKEGISSLGRILKAIETFHGTVQHVESRQSRMEGVDHDVLIKLDMTRGNLLQLIRSLRQSGSFSSMNLMADNNLNVKAPWFPKHASELDNCNHLMTKYEPDLDMNHPGFADKVYRQRRKEIAEIAFAYKYGDPIPFIDYSDVEVKTWRSVFKTVQDLAPKHACAEYRAAFQKLQDEQIFVETRLPQLQEMSDFLRKNTGFSLRPAAGLLTARDFLASLAFRIFQSTQYVRHVNSPYHTPEPDSIHELLGHMPLLADPSFAQFSQEIGLASLGASDEEIEKLSTVYWFTVEFGLCKEHGQIKAYGAGLLSSYGELLHAISDKCEHRAFEPASTAVQPYQDQEYQPIYYVAESFEDAKDKFRRWVSTMSRPFEVRFNPHTERVEVLDSVDKLETLVHQMNTEILHLTNAISKLRRPF, from the exons atgatggCCGTTGCAGCAGCCCAAAAGAACCGCGAGATGTTCGCCATCAAGAAATCCTACAGTATTGAG AATGGCTATCCATCCCGCCGTCGCAGCCTGGTGGATGATGCCCGTTTCGAGACCCTGGTGGTCAAGCAGACCAAACAAACCGTCCTCGAGGAGGCCCGCAGCAAGGCAAATG aCGATTCTCTGGAGGATTGCATTGTGCAGGCTCAGGAGCACATTCCCTCCGAGCAAGATGTGGAGCTCCAGGACGAGCATGCCAATCTGGAGAACCTGCCCTTGGAGGAATATGTTCCAG TTGAGGAGGATGTTGAGTTTGAGAGCGTTGAACAGgagcagtcgcagtcgcagtcgcaggaGCCAGAAGGCAACCAACAGCCGACCAAGAACG ATTACGGTCTCACCGAGGACGAGATTTTGCTGGCCAATGCCGCCTCCGAATCCTCGGAAGCCGAGGCTGCCATGCAGAGTGCCGCTTTGGTGGTCCGCCTCAAGGAGGGCATCTCCTCCTTGGGTCGCATCCTCAAGGCCATCGAGACCTTCCACGGCACCGTCCAGCATGTGGAGTCCCGCCAGTCGCGCATGGAGGGCGTGGACCACGATGTCCTCATCAAGTTGGACATGACCCGTGGCAATCTGCTGCAGCTGATCCGTTCCCTCAGGCAGTCGGGCTCCTTCAGCAGCATGAATCTGATGGCCGACAACAACCTGAATGTCAAGGCTCCGTGGTTCCCCAAGCACGCCTCCGAGTTGGACAACTGCAACCATCTGATGACCAAGTACGAGCCCGATTTGGACATGAACCACCCCGGATTCGCCGACAAGGTTTACCGCCAGCGTCGCAAGGAGATCGCCGAGATCGCCTTCGCCTACAAGTACGGAGACCCGATCCCATTCATCGACTACTCCGATGTGGAGGTCAAGACCTGGCGCTCGGTCTTCAAGACCGTTCAGGATCTGGCTCCCAAGCACGCCTGTGCCGAGTACCGGGCCGCCTTCCAGAAGCTCCAGGATGAGCAGATCTTCGTGGAGACCCGTCTGCCCCAGTTGCAGGAAATGTCCGACTTTCTGCGCAAGAACACCGGATTCTCTCTGCGTCCTGCCGCCGGTCTTTTGACTGCCCGGGACTTCCTCGCCTCCTTGGCCTTCCGCATCTTCCAGAGCACCCAGTATGTGCGCCACGTCAACTCACCATACCACACCCCCGAGCC CGACTCCATTCACGAGCTGCTGGGTCACATGCCCCTGCTGGCCGATCCCAGCTTCGCCCAGTTCTCGCAGGAGATTGGACTGGCCTCGCTGGGTGCCTCCGACGAAGAAATCGAGAAGCTGTCCACG GTATACTGGTTCACTGTTGAGTTCGGTCTCTGCAAGGAACACGGTCAGATCAAGGCCTACGGTGCTGGACTCCTGAGCTCCTACGGTGAGCTGCTCCATGCCATCAGCGACAAGTGCGAGCACCGCGCCTTCGAGCCCGCCTCCACCGCCGTGCAGCCGTACCAGGATCAGGAGTACCAGCCCATCTACTATGTGGCCGAGAGCTTCGAGGATGCCAAGGACAAGTTCCGTCGCTGGGTGAGCACCATGTCGCGTCCATTCGAGGTGCGTTTCAACCCGCACACCGAGCGCGTCGAGGTGCTGGACTCCGTGGACAAGCTGGAGACTTTGGTGCACCAGATGAACACGGAGATTTTGCATCTGACCAACGCCATCTCCAAGTTGCGACGCCCGTTCTAA
- the LOC6737040 gene encoding tyrosine 3-monooxygenase isoform X2 — MMAVAAAQKNREMFAIKKSYSIENGYPSRRRSLVDDARFETLVVKQTKQTVLEEARSKANDYGLTEDEILLANAASESSEAEAAMQSAALVVRLKEGISSLGRILKAIETFHGTVQHVESRQSRMEGVDHDVLIKLDMTRGNLLQLIRSLRQSGSFSSMNLMADNNLNVKAPWFPKHASELDNCNHLMTKYEPDLDMNHPGFADKVYRQRRKEIAEIAFAYKYGDPIPFIDYSDVEVKTWRSVFKTVQDLAPKHACAEYRAAFQKLQDEQIFVETRLPQLQEMSDFLRKNTGFSLRPAAGLLTARDFLASLAFRIFQSTQYVRHVNSPYHTPEPDSIHELLGHMPLLADPSFAQFSQEIGLASLGASDEEIEKLSTVYWFTVEFGLCKEHGQIKAYGAGLLSSYGELLHAISDKCEHRAFEPASTAVQPYQDQEYQPIYYVAESFEDAKDKFRRWVSTMSRPFEVRFNPHTERVEVLDSVDKLETLVHQMNTEILHLTNAISKLRRPF; from the exons atgatggCCGTTGCAGCAGCCCAAAAGAACCGCGAGATGTTCGCCATCAAGAAATCCTACAGTATTGAG AATGGCTATCCATCCCGCCGTCGCAGCCTGGTGGATGATGCCCGTTTCGAGACCCTGGTGGTCAAGCAGACCAAACAAACCGTCCTCGAGGAGGCCCGCAGCAAGGCAAATG ATTACGGTCTCACCGAGGACGAGATTTTGCTGGCCAATGCCGCCTCCGAATCCTCGGAAGCCGAGGCTGCCATGCAGAGTGCCGCTTTGGTGGTCCGCCTCAAGGAGGGCATCTCCTCCTTGGGTCGCATCCTCAAGGCCATCGAGACCTTCCACGGCACCGTCCAGCATGTGGAGTCCCGCCAGTCGCGCATGGAGGGCGTGGACCACGATGTCCTCATCAAGTTGGACATGACCCGTGGCAATCTGCTGCAGCTGATCCGTTCCCTCAGGCAGTCGGGCTCCTTCAGCAGCATGAATCTGATGGCCGACAACAACCTGAATGTCAAGGCTCCGTGGTTCCCCAAGCACGCCTCCGAGTTGGACAACTGCAACCATCTGATGACCAAGTACGAGCCCGATTTGGACATGAACCACCCCGGATTCGCCGACAAGGTTTACCGCCAGCGTCGCAAGGAGATCGCCGAGATCGCCTTCGCCTACAAGTACGGAGACCCGATCCCATTCATCGACTACTCCGATGTGGAGGTCAAGACCTGGCGCTCGGTCTTCAAGACCGTTCAGGATCTGGCTCCCAAGCACGCCTGTGCCGAGTACCGGGCCGCCTTCCAGAAGCTCCAGGATGAGCAGATCTTCGTGGAGACCCGTCTGCCCCAGTTGCAGGAAATGTCCGACTTTCTGCGCAAGAACACCGGATTCTCTCTGCGTCCTGCCGCCGGTCTTTTGACTGCCCGGGACTTCCTCGCCTCCTTGGCCTTCCGCATCTTCCAGAGCACCCAGTATGTGCGCCACGTCAACTCACCATACCACACCCCCGAGCC CGACTCCATTCACGAGCTGCTGGGTCACATGCCCCTGCTGGCCGATCCCAGCTTCGCCCAGTTCTCGCAGGAGATTGGACTGGCCTCGCTGGGTGCCTCCGACGAAGAAATCGAGAAGCTGTCCACG GTATACTGGTTCACTGTTGAGTTCGGTCTCTGCAAGGAACACGGTCAGATCAAGGCCTACGGTGCTGGACTCCTGAGCTCCTACGGTGAGCTGCTCCATGCCATCAGCGACAAGTGCGAGCACCGCGCCTTCGAGCCCGCCTCCACCGCCGTGCAGCCGTACCAGGATCAGGAGTACCAGCCCATCTACTATGTGGCCGAGAGCTTCGAGGATGCCAAGGACAAGTTCCGTCGCTGGGTGAGCACCATGTCGCGTCCATTCGAGGTGCGTTTCAACCCGCACACCGAGCGCGTCGAGGTGCTGGACTCCGTGGACAAGCTGGAGACTTTGGTGCACCAGATGAACACGGAGATTTTGCATCTGACCAACGCCATCTCCAAGTTGCGACGCCCGTTCTAA